TCGGATTCGTGACCATCGAGCAATCCGGAACGCCGACTGCCGCACCGCAGCCGGCCGGCAATGTCGCCACCGCTTCGGGCCCTCGGACCACTGGACCGGCGGCTCCCGAAGGGCGTCGTCTGCTCCGCGTCGAGGCGCGTAACGCTGCCACGCCGATCGAGCGGAAACCGCCGTGGATCAAGGTCAAGGCGAAGATGGGTCCGGAGTACACCCAGCTACGCAGCCTGGTCTCCCGCGAGGGACTGCACACGGTCTGCCAGGAAGCCGGCTGCCCGAACATCTACGAGTGCTGGGAGGACCGCGAGGCGACCTTCCTCATCGGCGGTGATCAGTGCACCCGGCGGTGTGACTTCTGCCAGATCGACACCGGCAAGCCCGCCGAGTTCGACGCCGACGAGCCGCGCCGGGTCGGTGAGTCCGTGGCGACGATGGGGCTGCGGTACGCGACCGTGACCGGCGTCGCCCGTGACGACCTGCCCGACGGCGGTGCCTGGCTCTACGCCGAGACGGTCCGCCAGATCCACGCCTTGCAGCAGGGCTGCGGCGTCGAGCTGCTGATCCCCGACTTCAACGGCGACCCGCAGCAGCTGGCCGAGGTCTTCGGTTCCCGGCCGGAGGTGCTCGCGCACAACGTCGAGACCGTGCCCCGGATCTTCAAGCGGATCCGGCCCGGGTTCCGTTACGAGCGGTCCCTCGACGTGATCACCCAGGCCCGCGCCGCCGGGCTGGTGACCAAGTCCAACCTGA
The Micromonospora pisi DNA segment above includes these coding regions:
- the lipA gene encoding lipoyl synthase encodes the protein MTIEQSGTPTAAPQPAGNVATASGPRTTGPAAPEGRRLLRVEARNAATPIERKPPWIKVKAKMGPEYTQLRSLVSREGLHTVCQEAGCPNIYECWEDREATFLIGGDQCTRRCDFCQIDTGKPAEFDADEPRRVGESVATMGLRYATVTGVARDDLPDGGAWLYAETVRQIHALQQGCGVELLIPDFNGDPQQLAEVFGSRPEVLAHNVETVPRIFKRIRPGFRYERSLDVITQARAAGLVTKSNLILGLGEEREEVSQALRDLHAAGCELVTITQYLRPTPRHHPVERWVKPEEFVELAAEAEQIGFAGVMSGPLVRSSYRAGRLYQQALDAREGNVAALTN